A genomic window from Passer domesticus isolate bPasDom1 chromosome Z, bPasDom1.hap1, whole genome shotgun sequence includes:
- the LOC135290556 gene encoding uncharacterized protein LOC135290556, translating to MAELPLPAGLSASAFPAKLWRLVNSPRVRSVRWDSRAQGLLVDRSLFERELLSPGDAHGGGQGVGPTPDSFQATHFGSFVRQLNLYGFHKVPSRVGSSEPGDAGGWLHFRNPNFRRDRPDLLLHIKRLTRANRQRLAAGLEVRSRQPSRFQQLRTERPLASFPAGQPPRAVLSYQDLTAASPEGLQLPPGPSRLSAGAQESDFFLTSPKKVFASSGFLGVSSEEPGTSKFHLKRELIIPLVPIDCRCRPELTVSLRPIDHHSPSMASPEGSSCTSSEQYLPACSSSATPGTSGPSAPAGSAGFAPWTAPSWLWNTPGQEELPPPDLDMVLETLEEMFSPSAQGNINVAPESSGGQPVDRAEAEGALPGTRRCGNNSQEPEELDFHLIYLARRAALREKKDRRESL from the exons ATGGcggagctgccgctgcccgccgggctcagcgccagcgccttccccgccaagctgtggcgcctggtgaacagcccccgcgtccgctccgtgcgctgggacagccgcgcccaggggctgctcgtcGACCGCTCGCTCTTCGagcgggagctgctcagcccggGCGACGCCCACGGGGGCGGCCAGGGGGTGGGGCCGACGCCGGACTCCTTCCAAGCCACGCACTTCGGTAGTTTCGTGCGGCAGCTCAACCTCTACGGCTTCCACAAGGTGCCGAGCCGGGTTGGCTCATCTGAGCCCGGCGATGCCGGGGGCTGGCTCCACTTCAGGAACCCCAACTTTCGCCGCGACCGCCCCGACCTCCTGCTCCATATCAAGCGCCTGACCAGGGCCAACAGGCAGCggctggcagcggggctggAGGTGCGCAGCCGCCAGCCCAGCCGCTTCCAGCAGCTCCGCACGGAGCGGCCGCTGGCGTCCTTCCCTGCCGGGCAGCCGCCCAGAGCCG TGCTCTCATACCAGgacctcactgctgcctcacCTGAGGGTTTACAGCTGCCTCCAGGCCCTTCCAGGCTAAGCGCAGGTGCTCAGGAGTCTGACTTCTTCCTGACATCTCCCAAGAAAGTCTTTGCCTCATCTGGATTTCTTGGGGTTTCATCAGAGGAACCAGGCACCAGCAAATTTCATCTCAAGCGTGAGCTCATCATTCCGCTGGTTCCCATAGACTGCAGATGCCGCCCTGAGCTCACCGTTTCTCTGCGTCCCATAGACCATCACAGCCCTTCCATGGCCTCtccagagggaagcagctgcacaTCTTCAGAGCAGTATTTGCCAGCCTGCAGTTCATCAG ccaccccaggcacTTCAGGCCCCAGcgctccagctggcagtgctggttttgCACCATGGACAGCCCCCAGCTGGCTGTGGAATACTCCTGGGCAAGAGGAATTGCCACCACCAGATCTGGACATGGTGCTTGAGACGCTGGAGGAGAtgttttctccctctgctcag GGGAATATTAATGTTGCCCCTGAGTCTTCGGGAGGGCAGCCTGTGGACAGAGCTGAAGCAGAAGGAGCTTTGCCTGGCACCAGGAGGTGCGGGAACAATTCCCAGGAGCCCGAAGAGCTTG ATTTCCACCTAATCTACCTTGCCAGGAGGGCTGCCCTGCGTGAGAAAAAGGATCGGAGGGAGAGCCTGTGA